In one Rhopalosiphum padi isolate XX-2018 chromosome 3, ASM2088224v1, whole genome shotgun sequence genomic region, the following are encoded:
- the LOC132923845 gene encoding uncharacterized protein LOC132923845 has protein sequence MEDLYYKEGSEPFDLRLSYLRRLNKVNKPLAYYEQVPVISSTISFVNTTVNLIPSTSYQPNFQRGLHRSKRLRRSNPPEYISAPAVLIKNIWNDYGFQRSMTSSKKKKETAEDINLSNWQQRRIEEAEYKNALAQANSVMNIKVYWRQMGTYRFPLRMFQSLSSVYKHIAKLEGIDPSHVRLYRNQRILSPKDTLDSINYKITDAIEGDITFLEIPKCTTYTTLAKEELVTYKIIRQTRSPIILEMRKTDKMSILYIKLKELLGIELESFKLKLNGDKVKYSDTMKSLGLEGKEYILLYQKK, from the exons ATGGAGGATCTATATTATAAGGAAGGCTCGGAGCCTTTTGATTTACGTTTAAGTTATCTAA GAAGgcttaataaagtaaataaaccCCTTGCATATTATGAACAAGTACCAGTCATCTCTAGTACTAT ttCATTTGTTAATACTACTGTCAATTTAATTCCGAGTACATCTTACCAGCCTAATTTTCAACGTGGTTTACACCGGTCAAAAAG ATTAAGACGTAGTAATCCTCCTGAATATATATCAGCACCAgcagtattaattaaaaatatttggaatgATTATGGTTTTCAAAGGTCAATGActtctagtaaaaaaaaaaaagagactGCTGAAGATATAAAT ttatcaaaTTGGCAACAGAGACGAATTGAAGAAGCTGAATACAAAAATGCCTTAGCTCAAGCAAACAGTGTTATGAATATTAAAGTCTATTGGCGACAAATGGGCACGTATAGGTTTCCTCTTAGAAtg tTTCAGTCATTGTCAAGTGTTTACAAACATATTGCAAAATTAGAAGGTATAGATCCTTCACATGTTCGTTTGTATCGAAACCAAAGGATTCTTTCACCAAAAGATACACtagattcaataaattataagataactGATGCcattg aaggtgatataacatttttggaaatcCCCAAGTGTACAACCTATACTACATTAGCTAAAGAAGAATTGgtgacgtataaaataatacgacaGACCAGGAGTCCAATCATTCTAGAAATGAGAAAAACGGATAAAATGTCAATCTTGTATATTAAACTGAAAGAATTGTTAGGAATTgaattagaatcatttaaatTGAAGCTGAATGGAGATAAAGTTAAGTACAGTGATACAATGAAAAGCTTAGGTCTTGAAggaaaagaatatattttactttatcaaaaaaaatga
- the LOC132928046 gene encoding uncharacterized protein LOC132928046: MSSSVCLYFTRGSCRFGNRCWNSHDLGSIRSDSPFQIQAENSNDDEISFPMAARRETTPTTASPSSSASRPRQINQVLPNTEKKSPETNKTATQDKWILQNNYTLETIEGTPDSLLVETTKKLKEAENAVISLRQQLRINDNNLSWIRDQWEQCMENDLKCNICYETFIEPTVLNCSHTFCLECIESWTREANHCPICRVIVIDKSHCLTLDTYLDKIYEYLSSEIKTRRETLKVERNNNKVEVNRNPRNNARINHRYQSMRRALGAELWGELDQNAAEWGIALEEALLDPIRIGDAIGRHRNNGWIANHLDSSQYLFCPNCDRAGHTIFNCSIPNTLF, encoded by the exons ATGTCTTCTTCAGTATGTTTGTATTTCACGAGGGGATCGTGTCGATTTGGCAACCGTTGCTGGAACTCTCACGATCTGGGATCCATCCGCTCCGACAGCCCTTTTCAGATTCAAG cggAAAATTCTAATGATGATGAAATCAGTTTTCCTATGGCGGCAAGGAGAGAAACTACTCCAACGACAGCTTCACCAAGTAGTAGTGCATCTAGACCTAGACAAATAAATCAAGTTCTTCCCAATacagaaaaaaa gtcACCGGAAACTAATAAAACAGCAACTCAAGATAAGTGGATCTtacaaa ATAATTATACTTTGGAGACGATAGAAGGTACTCCTGATAGTTTGTTAGtagaaacaacaaaaaaattaaaagaagctGAAAATGCAGTTATATCACTTCGTCAACAGCTGCGTATTAATGACAATAATCTCTCTTGGATACGTGATCAATGGGAACAATGCAtggaaaatgatttaaaatgtaatatatgttaCGAAACGTTCATCGAG ccAACTGTACTAAATTGCTCTCATACATTTTGTCTTGAATGCATAGAGTCATGGACTCGAGAAGCTAATCACTGCCCAATATGTCGAGTTATCGTTATAGATAAATCACACTGTCTAACTTTAGATACCTATTTGgacaaaatatatgaatatttatcatCCGAAATAAAAACGAGGCGGGAAACTTTAAAAGttgaacgtaataataataaag tggaGGTTAATAGAAACCCAAGAAATAATGCAAGAATAAACCATAGATACCAATCCATGCGCCGAGCATTAGGTGCAGAATTATGGGGTGAACTAGATCAAAATGCTGCTGAATGGGGTATTGCTCTGGAAGAAGCATTATTAGATCCAATACGTATAGGCGATGCAATTGGTAGACATAGAAATAATGGATGGATTGCTAACCACTTGGACAG TTCTCAGTACTTATTTTGCCCTAATTGTGACCGTGCAGGGCACACAATTTTCAACTGCTCAATTCCTAATACGCTTTTTTGA